A genome region from Pseudomonas sp. S06B 330 includes the following:
- a CDS encoding DUF6124 family protein, with translation MKKIVPDPPILDLSRATTANTPFGTNLMFNVREGIPAEEALLHACQLLRCAEATVSDALDHLTHNDRSLVSGAGQHIEAAHALIDAVLDGVGVQRIFTPH, from the coding sequence ATGAAAAAAATCGTCCCCGATCCGCCCATTCTCGACCTTTCCCGCGCCACCACCGCCAACACCCCGTTCGGCACCAACCTCATGTTCAACGTTCGTGAAGGCATACCTGCCGAAGAAGCGCTGCTTCATGCCTGCCAACTGCTGCGTTGTGCCGAAGCTACGGTGAGCGATGCGCTAGATCATCTCACGCACAACGATCGCTCCCTCGTCTCGGGTGCCGGCCAGCATATCGAAGCGGCGCATGCGCTGATCGATGCAGTGCTTGATGGCGTTGGCGTGCAACGGATCTTCACTCCCCATTAA
- a CDS encoding MFS transporter, giving the protein MLNAVKRYSLQVRLLLATTFVLTLARAITLPYLVVYLAQNFDLDISAIGLIIGGALIVASLLSLYGGYLIDTLRSYTVIIASTLVFAVAFVGAVVSRELSLFFTSLVLINLALAVVDIAAKAGFCALLGLEERAEVFSIKYTLSNVAYAVGPFLGVALIMLDDHLPFLVSALLGLAMCLSYRRWGERSAPARLDGSPQAGFFSVGGQLLKDRRLICFTLGGALSAVVFGQFTAYLSQYLVVTLDASQAAHYISYLVATNAITVIALQYVIGRRISSRQLMPWLMAGMALFLAGLLGFSLAQTLLVWCLAMLVFTLGEIIVIPAEYMFIDRIAPEHLRGVYYGAQNLSNLGAALGPVICGFALAHLMPVATFYLLIGSVLLAALFYYLGARH; this is encoded by the coding sequence ATGCTCAACGCCGTAAAACGCTACAGCCTGCAGGTACGTCTGCTGCTGGCTACCACTTTTGTCTTGACCCTGGCCCGGGCGATCACCCTGCCCTACCTGGTGGTCTACCTGGCGCAAAACTTCGACCTGGACATAAGTGCTATCGGTTTGATCATCGGTGGTGCGCTGATTGTTGCCTCGCTGCTCAGCCTATATGGCGGCTACCTGATCGATACCCTGCGCAGCTATACCGTGATCATCGCCTCGACCCTGGTGTTTGCCGTGGCCTTTGTCGGCGCAGTGGTCAGCCGCGAACTCAGCTTGTTCTTTACCAGCCTGGTGCTGATCAACCTGGCCCTGGCAGTGGTCGATATTGCCGCCAAGGCCGGGTTCTGTGCGCTGCTGGGGCTGGAGGAACGTGCCGAGGTCTTCTCGATCAAGTACACCTTGAGCAACGTCGCCTATGCCGTCGGGCCGTTTCTTGGTGTAGCGCTGATCATGCTCGACGATCACCTGCCATTTCTGGTGTCTGCGCTGCTCGGCCTGGCCATGTGCTTGAGCTACCGACGCTGGGGCGAGCGCTCGGCACCAGCACGCCTGGACGGCAGCCCGCAGGCTGGCTTTTTCAGCGTGGGCGGGCAATTGCTCAAGGATCGCCGACTGATCTGCTTCACCCTCGGCGGCGCGCTCAGTGCTGTGGTGTTCGGCCAGTTCACCGCTTACCTGTCGCAGTATCTGGTGGTGACCCTTGATGCCAGCCAGGCGGCGCACTACATCAGCTACCTGGTCGCCACCAACGCAATCACCGTGATCGCCCTGCAGTATGTGATCGGCCGGCGCATCAGCAGCCGTCAGCTTATGCCGTGGCTGATGGCCGGCATGGCACTGTTCCTGGCCGGCTTGCTCGGCTTCTCTCTGGCGCAGACGCTACTGGTCTGGTGCCTGGCGATGCTGGTGTTCACCTTGGGCGAAATCATCGTGATCCCGGCCGAGTACATGTTCATCGACCGCATCGCCCCGGAGCATTTGCGCGGGGTGTATTACGGCGCACAGAACCTGTCCAACCTCGGCGCCGCCCTGGGCCCGGTGATCTGCGGTTTTGCCCTGGCGCATCTGATGCCGGTGGCCACTTTCTACCTTTTGATTGGCTCGGTGCTGCTGGCGGCGCTGTTTTATTACCTGGGGGCTCGGCACTAA
- a CDS encoding TDT family transporter encodes MPCLQQTTSPLRPLSHLAHPREVIRQFTPNWFAATMGTGVLALALMQIGMDALHGPAEALWWLTIALFVLFSVLYAARWLMFFNEARQIFAHSTVSMFFGTIPMGLATILNGFLLFGINRWGEGIVPWIEALWWFDVGLALLCGVAIPYLMFTRQEHSIDQMTAVWLLPVVAAEVAAASGGQLAPHLLDAHSQFLMLITSYVLWAVSLPVAFSILTILMLRMALHKLPHANMAASSWLALGPIGTGALGMLLLGAEAPAIFAANGFGDLGEIARGLGLVAGIVLWGAGLWWLLTAVLITLRYMRHGMPFNLGWWGFTFPLGVYSLATLKLGAWLGLAFFQHMGLVLVVALVGLWMMVASLTLRGAWRGELFVSPCIAGLCNK; translated from the coding sequence ATGCCATGCTTGCAACAGACCACTTCGCCCTTGCGCCCACTGAGCCACTTGGCTCACCCGCGTGAAGTCATCCGTCAGTTCACCCCCAACTGGTTCGCCGCGACCATGGGTACCGGGGTTTTGGCCCTGGCCCTCATGCAGATTGGCATGGACGCCTTGCACGGGCCGGCAGAAGCCCTGTGGTGGCTGACGATTGCCTTGTTCGTGTTGTTCAGCGTTCTCTATGCCGCCCGTTGGTTGATGTTCTTCAACGAAGCGCGGCAGATTTTCGCCCACTCCACTGTGTCGATGTTCTTCGGCACTATCCCCATGGGGCTGGCCACCATCCTCAACGGCTTCCTGTTGTTTGGGATCAATCGGTGGGGCGAAGGCATCGTGCCGTGGATCGAGGCGCTTTGGTGGTTTGATGTTGGCCTGGCGCTACTGTGCGGCGTGGCCATTCCTTACCTGATGTTCACACGCCAAGAGCACAGCATCGACCAGATGACCGCAGTCTGGCTGTTGCCGGTGGTGGCCGCTGAGGTTGCCGCTGCCAGTGGTGGCCAGTTGGCGCCGCACCTGCTGGATGCCCACAGCCAGTTCCTGATGCTGATCACCAGCTATGTATTATGGGCGGTATCGCTGCCAGTGGCCTTCAGCATTCTGACTATCCTTATGCTGCGTATGGCGCTGCACAAACTGCCGCACGCCAACATGGCCGCTTCCAGCTGGCTGGCACTTGGCCCGATTGGTACTGGCGCCTTGGGCATGCTTCTGCTGGGTGCTGAAGCACCGGCGATATTCGCTGCCAACGGCTTTGGTGACCTCGGTGAAATCGCCCGCGGCCTAGGCCTGGTCGCCGGCATCGTACTGTGGGGCGCAGGCTTGTGGTGGTTGCTCACTGCTGTGCTGATTACCTTGCGCTACATGCGCCATGGCATGCCTTTCAATCTTGGCTGGTGGGGCTTCACCTTCCCGTTGGGGGTTTACAGCCTGGCCACCCTCAAGCTCGGTGCCTGGTTGGGCTTGGCCTTCTTCCAGCACATGGGCCTGGTGCTGGTGGTGGCGCTGGTTGGCTTGTGGATGATGGTCGCCAGCCTGACCCTGCGCGGCGCCTGGCGTGGTGAGCTGTTCGTCTCGCCCTGTATTGCCGGTTTGTGCAACAAGTAG
- a CDS encoding MFS transporter — translation MSQTSQFSLLGKRRFLPFFITQSLGAFNDNLFKQSLILAILYKLAIDGDRSIWINLCALLFILPFFLFSALAGQFGEKYPKDALIRLIKLAEIGIMAVGAMGFLTNNLILMLLALFAMGTHSALFGPVKYSILPQALHEQELVGGNGLVEMGTFLAILAGTIGAGVMMSSSHYAPVVACAVVAVAALGYLSSQWIPRASAASPQMKLNWNIFTQSWATLRLGLGQTPAVSRSIVGNSWFWFVGAIYLTQIPAYAKDWLHGDETVVTLVLTLFSVGIALGSLLCERLSGHKVEIGLVPFGSFGLTLFGLLWWWHSGDVPVAATPYDWLTLLGMAQAWWTLLAIVGLGVFGGFYIVPLYALIQSRTAVQERSRVIAANNILNALFMVVSAIVTIVLLSLVELTIAQLFLVVSLLNIGVNAYIFRIVPEFTMRFMIWLLSHSMYRVEHRDLQQIPEEGAALLVCNHVSFVDALLIGGAVRRPIRFVMYYKIYQLPLLNFVFRTAGAIPIAGRNEDPETYERAFKQIAAYLADGELVCIFPEGKLTTDGEIDEFKGGLSRIIEQTPVPVIPLALQGLWGSFFSRDPAKGFFRRLWSRVTLVAGAAISVEVAEPALLRERVSQLRGEQR, via the coding sequence ATGAGTCAAACCTCGCAATTCAGCCTTCTTGGCAAAAGACGGTTTTTGCCGTTCTTCATTACCCAGTCGCTGGGTGCGTTCAATGACAACCTGTTCAAGCAGTCGTTGATCCTCGCCATTCTCTACAAGCTGGCCATCGATGGTGACCGCTCCATCTGGATCAACCTCTGCGCCTTGCTGTTCATCTTGCCGTTTTTCCTGTTCTCGGCCCTGGCGGGCCAGTTCGGCGAAAAATACCCCAAGGACGCCTTGATCCGCCTGATCAAGCTGGCCGAGATCGGCATCATGGCTGTCGGTGCCATGGGCTTTCTGACCAATAATCTGATCCTGATGCTGCTGGCGCTGTTCGCCATGGGCACGCATTCGGCGCTGTTCGGGCCGGTCAAGTATTCGATCCTGCCGCAAGCGTTGCATGAACAGGAACTGGTCGGTGGTAACGGTCTGGTGGAAATGGGCACCTTCCTGGCTATTCTGGCCGGCACCATTGGCGCTGGGGTGATGATGTCCAGCTCGCACTACGCGCCGGTGGTTGCCTGTGCCGTGGTCGCCGTGGCAGCCCTGGGCTATCTGTCCAGCCAGTGGATTCCCCGGGCCAGTGCGGCCTCGCCGCAGATGAAGCTGAACTGGAATATCTTCACCCAGTCCTGGGCGACCTTGCGCCTGGGCCTCGGTCAGACCCCAGCGGTGTCGCGCTCGATTGTCGGTAACTCCTGGTTCTGGTTTGTCGGGGCGATTTACCTCACGCAGATTCCTGCCTATGCCAAGGACTGGCTGCACGGCGATGAAACCGTGGTGACCTTGGTGCTGACCTTGTTTTCGGTCGGGATTGCCCTGGGTTCCTTGCTGTGTGAGCGCCTCAGCGGCCATAAGGTGGAAATCGGCCTGGTGCCGTTCGGCTCGTTCGGCCTGACCCTGTTTGGTTTGCTCTGGTGGTGGCATTCGGGCGATGTACCCGTGGCAGCCACACCGTATGACTGGCTGACGCTGCTGGGCATGGCCCAGGCTTGGTGGACCTTGCTGGCGATTGTCGGCCTTGGCGTGTTTGGTGGCTTTTACATTGTGCCACTGTATGCGCTGATCCAGTCGCGCACGGCGGTGCAGGAACGTTCGCGGGTGATTGCCGCCAACAATATTCTCAACGCGCTGTTTATGGTGGTCTCGGCAATTGTCACCATCGTTCTGCTGAGTCTGGTCGAGCTGACCATTGCGCAATTGTTCCTGGTGGTCTCGCTGCTGAACATCGGTGTCAATGCCTACATCTTCCGCATCGTTCCTGAGTTCACCATGCGCTTCATGATCTGGTTGCTCAGCCACTCGATGTACCGGGTCGAGCACCGTGACCTGCAGCAGATCCCGGAGGAGGGCGCAGCGCTGCTGGTATGCAATCACGTGTCGTTCGTGGATGCGCTGCTGATCGGTGGCGCGGTGCGACGGCCGATTCGCTTTGTCATGTACTACAAAATCTACCAGTTGCCGTTGCTCAACTTCGTTTTCCGCACCGCGGGCGCGATCCCGATTGCCGGACGCAACGAAGATCCAGAAACCTACGAGCGGGCGTTCAAGCAGATTGCGGCTTACCTGGCGGACGGTGAACTGGTGTGCATCTTCCCCGAAGGCAAGCTGACCACTGACGGTGAGATTGATGAGTTCAAAGGTGGGTTGAGCCGGATCATCGAGCAAACCCCGGTGCCGGTGATTCCCTTGGCGTTGCAGGGGTTGTGGGGGAGCTTCTTCAGTCGCGACCCGGCCAAGGGCTTCTTTCGTCGCCTGTGGTCGCGGGTGACCCTGGTGGCCGGCGCTGCTATCTCGGTGGAGGTCGCGGAACCGGCACTATTGCGTGAGCGTGTCAGCCAGTTGCGTGGCGAGCAGCGCTAA
- the sugE gene encoding quaternary ammonium compound efflux SMR transporter SugE — protein sequence MSWIILFFAGLFEVGWAVGLKYTDGFTRPLPTVLTIGAMVISLGLLGLAMKELPLGTAYAIWTGVGAVGTVIAGIILFGESMALVRLVSVALIVCGLVGLKVSAS from the coding sequence ATGTCCTGGATCATCCTGTTTTTCGCCGGCCTGTTCGAAGTAGGCTGGGCTGTCGGTCTCAAGTACACCGATGGTTTCACCCGCCCTCTCCCCACCGTGCTCACCATCGGCGCCATGGTCATCAGCCTCGGCTTGCTGGGCCTGGCCATGAAAGAACTGCCGCTGGGTACCGCCTATGCCATCTGGACCGGCGTTGGCGCCGTCGGCACGGTGATTGCCGGTATCATCCTGTTTGGTGAATCCATGGCCCTGGTCCGCCTGGTCAGCGTGGCGCTGATCGTCTGCGGCCTGGTTGGCCTCAAGGTCAGCGCCAGCTGA
- the rdgC gene encoding recombination-associated protein RdgC — protein sequence MWFKNLLTYRLTQDVPFDPEALETALASKPARPCASQELTTYGFVAPFGKGEDAPLVHVSGDFLLIAARKEERILPGSVVRDAVKEKIDEIEAEQMRKVYKKERDQIKDEIIQAFLPRAFIRRSMIFAAIAPKQGLILVNSASAKRAEDLLSTLREVMGSLPVRPVTVKIAPSATMTDWVKTQQAAPDFYVLDECELRDTHEDGGIVRCKRQDLTSDEIQLHLGTGKVVTQLSLAWQDKLSFVLDDKMVIKRLRFEELLQDQAEEDGGDEALGQLDASFTLMMLTFGEFLPALFEALGGEDIPQGI from the coding sequence GTTCGATCCCGAAGCACTGGAAACCGCTCTGGCCAGCAAGCCGGCGCGCCCTTGCGCCAGCCAGGAGTTGACCACTTACGGTTTCGTCGCCCCTTTCGGCAAAGGCGAAGATGCACCCCTGGTCCATGTCAGCGGTGACTTCCTGCTGATCGCCGCACGTAAAGAAGAGCGCATCCTGCCTGGCAGCGTGGTGCGTGATGCGGTTAAAGAGAAGATCGACGAGATCGAAGCCGAGCAGATGCGCAAGGTCTATAAGAAGGAGCGCGATCAGATCAAGGACGAAATCATCCAGGCCTTCCTGCCGCGTGCCTTTATACGCCGCTCGATGATCTTCGCCGCCATCGCCCCCAAGCAAGGCCTGATCCTGGTCAACTCGGCCAGCGCCAAGCGTGCCGAAGACCTGCTCTCGACCCTGCGTGAAGTCATGGGCTCGCTGCCCGTGCGCCCGGTGACCGTGAAAATCGCCCCGAGCGCGACCATGACCGACTGGGTCAAGACCCAGCAAGCTGCACCTGACTTCTATGTACTGGACGAATGCGAGCTGCGTGACACCCACGAAGACGGCGGCATTGTTCGTTGCAAACGTCAGGACCTGACCAGCGACGAGATTCAGCTGCACCTGGGTACCGGCAAGGTCGTGACTCAGCTGTCCCTGGCCTGGCAAGACAAACTGTCGTTCGTACTCGACGACAAAATGGTCATCAAGCGCCTGCGCTTTGAAGAACTGCTGCAAGACCAGGCCGAAGAAGACGGTGGCGACGAAGCGCTGGGGCAGCTGGATGCCAGCTTTACCCTGATGATGCTGACCTTCGGCGAATTCCTCCCGGCACTGTTCGAAGCGCTGGGAGGCGAAGATATTCCACAAGGCATCTGA